AAAGCTGATGGGCACAGCAATTTTGAATATGCGACTATGATCATGTGACTAAAAGACACGTGCGGTAGAAAGTAGTCCGTAAGCCCACGGCAAAGAACCGTAGTGTAAGAGAGTGCTAGGAGTGCTGTATTCATAGAAGAACCCGgtcaattaattttgtcagtggacattcaaaataaacaacactaCACTGAACTTTCCATGACCAAtcacaacactctcacacagtataataaagaagatatttaaaccaaaaaatcatttaaaaacatcATAATGTATTTATCGTAAATTCAAGTACTAAGTTAACTGGTATGAAAttgctgttaaaacaatttttctttcagaaactgatagtcaagtgtgacagtgacagaagaatatcaatcaatatttaaaataaacccacattactgaggtgaatgaatcaatgaaatacttgACAGGAACATAATAATGATGGgaatcaattgaataatgcaacaggcacagttttaaaagcagaaagctTAATTATCAGTGGTGCTTAACTTTTACTGATGAAAAGCTTTTGGTTGCAAAGTTATATGGCAATACagcattaaaatactaatgtacacaaactagtatataagtatatcaatcaataaagaaataactgtatacgtaaattgaaatgaacagtaaatattacgatttcagagatctgagaTGCATAACTTGTTTTCGTTTGGTTCGTTTACTTGTAACCCGATACCTACCtgaatgcgagacaactcttgtttGCCCTTAGTTTTGAAAAGACCGAATATTTGTTGTTAAGAAAAAATTGGTCAAATTAGTCGATAAAGAAATTCCCCAATGTGCCattgtattgattttaaaaatatcaatttggCCAGACTCTTTTTCCTAAAATAGCTAGAAAATCTCTGTACATATCACACATGTTATTAGGATGAttccaccatgattcttacctgttaCATAAGCTGATGTATCTTCATGGAGTGTGCAGACTAGTTCACCACTCAATGTGAACTTGTACAGAGCAGTAGGAGAGCAGATATATAGGTCACCATGGTTGTGGGCAATACctgtacattcatgttgtaacttaAGCTTCCTGCTTTTGGTAAGCTGGCTCTGGcttactgtgataaactggacctcatatTTTGACAtagccactgcaacctcagtgGGTGTGATAAGACACATGACCCCTGACCCATCCCTGAAATCCAAGTGGCTCACCACACGGTACTGCTGGTTAAGAAGCTTGACTCTCTTATTTTTGTAGTCTCCAACCAGTACCTGTCCATTTGGGAGAGCACATACTGCTGTGATCCAGCATGTGTATGAATCACTTGGCATTTTTacattgtgcacagacttcccattcacagtgaaaacatggttTGGAAAGttctcttttaaaaatatatcagacttttgtatattttccagacattttttCCTGGCAATAAAAGAGAGTTCAGGTTTACCCAGTACTTTCGGTATGGCTACATGGAGATGGAACAATTCATAGTGAAGCCTGATGCAGCTGTTTCTCACAACCTTGTGAGGAGCTTGTTTCAGGTTTAGCTCTTCTTTCTTCTCCTTAATAGTGCTTTTCTCAAAATctgctaataaatatttgatttcctCACGCATTTCACTGATAGGGTATTGGATATGTTCATGTGTTGTATTAACTGTGCTGGTTTCACATTCGCGTAAATAAGATACTATATTCACACGCAAACCATCCACAATAAGCCCCTCATGCTCTTTGTATGAAACCTTAAGAGACTTCATTCTGTCCTCCTGAAACGTCTGacattgtttcatttgtgaaaGAGTATTTTCCGTGCTGACAGACAGGTTCTTGAAGTTGGTTGACTTCCCTGTGGCAGCCTGAGGTAATGGAGTTACTTGTAAGCATAGTCTGAAAAACAACCACACGGGAGACAGTAAGTGATTGAATAGTAATCAACTGACCAATAACCAACTGTTTACCCCGaaacgatattaattataatacaaatttaaaggggaattttaacaaaaaaaatatttaggcacatacaataacaatgcatgttacatcaattcACATGTTACTTTTCTAGAGGCAATACtatatgaat
This sequence is a window from Dreissena polymorpha isolate Duluth1 chromosome 16, UMN_Dpol_1.0, whole genome shotgun sequence. Protein-coding genes within it:
- the LOC127862700 gene encoding uncharacterized protein LOC127862700, which gives rise to MATSGISRNYDFVKYYCCTICEKERSVEIDADFYCKTCLKYFCRRCINSHRQHGWLFFKKSPYGKDKIMKWPLSKKMETSLLTCVIHKSEQITMYCADHSQLCCSKCVELNHRLCLQVTPLPQAATGKSTNFKNLSVSTENTLSQMKQCQTFQEDRMKSLKVSYKEHEGLIVDGLRVNIVSYLRECETSTVNTTHEHIQYPISEMREEIKYLLADFEKSTIKEKKEELNLKQAPHKVVRNSCIRLHYELFHLHVAIPKVLGKPELSFIARKKCLENIQKSDIFLKENFPNHVFTVNGKSVHNVKMPSDSYTCWITAVCALPNGQVLVGDYKNKRVKLLNQQYRVVSHLDFRDGSGVMCLITPTEVAVAMSKYEVQFITVSQSQLTKSRKLKLQHECTGIAHNHGDLYICSPTALYKFTLSGELVCTLHEDTSAYVTVQISGERPALLIQ